Proteins encoded by one window of Pseudochaenichthys georgianus chromosome 9, fPseGeo1.2, whole genome shotgun sequence:
- the LOC117453096 gene encoding P2X purinoceptor 7-like isoform X1, producing MDPNASFNKEEVEHEYSNAYDRPQPYNYEPARRPRDLEQPRIRRNNGHRREIELWCEENQWRTGQLSWCLCGECQPMTSAVKSMCCREVDPFWALVENLTPRLDITCLTLHPGFEACCLNPFVLQIAYMNFRQEHGPLQASRHEQYRYTAYRQVIRWAYGVLGRHIRKPLPSCVVSAIRRQFPEEGAGIYKGFEWPHFGDDQ from the exons ATGGATCCCAATGCTAGTTTCAACAAAGAAGAAGTTGAACATGAATATTCGAATGCATATGACAGACCACAACCTTATAATTATGAGCCTGCTAGGCGTCCAAGAGACCTGGAGCAGCCAAGGATTAGAAGAAATAACGGCCATCGGAGAGAAATTGAGCTGTGgtgtgaggagaaccagtggagaaCTGGGCAGCTATCTTG GTGCTTGTGTGGGGAATGCCAGCCCATGACCTCAGCTGTGAAGAGCATGTGCTGCAGGGAGGTGGATCCCTTCTGGGCCCTGGTGGAGAACCTCACCCCCAGACTAGACATAACATGCCTGACACTGCACCCAGGCTTTGAAGCATGCTGTCTGAATCCCTTTGTGCTACAGATAGCCTACATGAACTTCAGGCAGGAGCATGGCCCGCTTCAGGCCAGCAGACATGA GCAATACCGCTACACAGCTTACAGGCAGGTCATCCGCTGGGCCTATGGAGTTCTAGGCAGGCACATTAGGAAGCCCTTACCCTCATGTGTTGTGTCTGCCATCAGAAGACAGTTCCCAGAAGAAGGAGCAGGAATTTACAAAGGTTTTGAGTGGCCTCATTTTGGTGACGATCAATAA
- the LOC117453096 gene encoding P2X purinoceptor 7-like isoform X2 — protein sequence MQLHTTFGAVPEGRERAGKGQLSWCLCGECQPMTSAVKSMCCREVDPFWALVENLTPRLDITCLTLHPGFEACCLNPFVLQIAYMNFRQEHGPLQASRHEQYRYTAYRQVIRWAYGVLGRHIRKPLPSCVVSAIRRQFPEEGAGIYKGFEWPHFGDDQ from the exons ATGCAACTCCACACTACCTTCGGAGCTGTaccggaggggagagagagagcagggaAGGGGCAGCTATCTTG GTGCTTGTGTGGGGAATGCCAGCCCATGACCTCAGCTGTGAAGAGCATGTGCTGCAGGGAGGTGGATCCCTTCTGGGCCCTGGTGGAGAACCTCACCCCCAGACTAGACATAACATGCCTGACACTGCACCCAGGCTTTGAAGCATGCTGTCTGAATCCCTTTGTGCTACAGATAGCCTACATGAACTTCAGGCAGGAGCATGGCCCGCTTCAGGCCAGCAGACATGA GCAATACCGCTACACAGCTTACAGGCAGGTCATCCGCTGGGCCTATGGAGTTCTAGGCAGGCACATTAGGAAGCCCTTACCCTCATGTGTTGTGTCTGCCATCAGAAGACAGTTCCCAGAAGAAGGAGCAGGAATTTACAAAGGTTTTGAGTGGCCTCATTTTGGTGACGATCAATAA